Sequence from the Terriglobia bacterium genome:
ACGTGGCTCAACCATGTGGGCGACGAGGCTTTCAATCTGGCGGCCGAACCAAAACCGCGGGACTATGCGCGGATGAACTTCCCCGTTCTTACAGCGACGGGCTATTTCGATGATGACCAGCCGGGGGCGCTTCGCTATTACCGTGCCTATGTAGCTCACGCACCGGCTGCGGAGATGGCAAAGCAGGTTCTCGTGATCGGCCCATGGGACCACCTCGGAACCCAACATCCGGCGAAAGAAATCGAAGGTCTTGCGATTCCTCAGGCTGCTGTTTTGGACATGAACAAGTTGCAGGCGGACTGGTATGACTGGGCGCTCGGGCGGGGACCTCGGCCCGCCTTCCTGCGCGACTGGGTTGCCTATTTCATGCTGGGCGCCGATGAATGGCGGTATGCGCCGACCTTGGAATCGGCCTCGTCCGGACAAGTCCTGGATTTTTATTTGTCGGATCCCGAGGGCACTCCAAAGGACGTCTTTCATTCCGGGTTCCTGCTGTCAAACGCACCGGGCAATGAACCGCCTGCCACCATCGTCAGCGATCCGCATGAATTACCGGAACTGGATGTTGCGAAGTATGCCGAGAACGAAAACCTCCTGAGCCAGTTCCGTGCCTTCCAGAAGCGAGCGATCACCTTCCATTCCGAACCTTTCGCTCACGATACCGAGGTTGCAGGACAAATGCGACTGAACTTGGTCGTGGAGTCGGATGCTCCGGACTTCGATCTCTGGGCGCAGGTGTTGATGATTTTGCCGGACGGCTCTTCGGTCGAACTCGGTGAGGATATACGTCGGGCCCGCTTCCGCAATAGCGTCTTCAAGATTGAGCTTCTTGCTCCAGACCAGGTCGCCGAAATTCCATTTGAGTTTTACTGGATGGCGCGAAGAATTCCGGCCGGCGCCAGGTTGCGCCTGACCATCACTCCACTGAATTCTCCAAAGTATCAGAAGAACTACAACACCGGCGGGCGCATCGGGTACGAAAAGCTGGAAGATGCGCGTATTGCTCACATCAAGATCTTTCACGATGCGAAGCGAAACAGTCGTTTGACTCTGCCTCTTGCGGCCCCAGTTGCCGCCGATCGCTGATTGGCGCAAGCCGAATCAGCAGGCTCCATTCAACTCAATTGTATGGAAGGACAATATGAGAGCGTCAATTCTCGAAGTACTTTTGGTCGCGGTTGCATTGTGCTGTAACCCGGTGAGTGCGCAACAAGCCGGGAAACCAGTGCCGACCTCCCAGC
This genomic interval carries:
- a CDS encoding CocE/NonD family hydrolase — translated: TWLNHVGDEAFNLAAEPKPRDYARMNFPVLTATGYFDDDQPGALRYYRAYVAHAPAAEMAKQVLVIGPWDHLGTQHPAKEIEGLAIPQAAVLDMNKLQADWYDWALGRGPRPAFLRDWVAYFMLGADEWRYAPTLESASSGQVLDFYLSDPEGTPKDVFHSGFLLSNAPGNEPPATIVSDPHELPELDVAKYAENENLLSQFRAFQKRAITFHSEPFAHDTEVAGQMRLNLVVESDAPDFDLWAQVLMILPDGSSVELGEDIRRARFRNSVFKIELLAPDQVAEIPFEFYWMARRIPAGARLRLTITPLNSPKYQKNYNTGGRIGYEKLEDARIAHIKIFHDAKRNSRLTLPLAAPVAADR